A region of Kribbella sp. NBC_01245 DNA encodes the following proteins:
- the nadA gene encoding quinolinate synthase NadA — MVDVTTTADAPKSLPLLFLGRDTDPHSERGVECPGALPPASDPDLVERATKAKAALGDQVFVLGHHYQRDEVIQFADVTGDSFKLARDAAARPDSPYIVFCGVHFMAESADILTNDDQTVILPDLAAGCSMADMARIQQVEAAWDALADAGIADVTVPVTYMNSSADIKAFCGRNGGVVCTSSNAQVALEWAFERGEKVLFLPDQHLGRNTAVLELGLSLDDCVVYDPHKPHGGLTSEQLAAAKMILWRGHCSVHGRFTAASVDDVRARVPGVNVLVHPECRHDVVTKADLVGSTEYIINTLDAAEPGSSWAIGTELNLVQRLAKAHPDKNIVFLDKAVCYCSTMNRIDLPHLVWALENLVAGVAINTIKVDAETEKFAKIALDRMLSLPGKSLRD, encoded by the coding sequence CGGGCGTGACACGGACCCGCACTCGGAGCGGGGCGTGGAGTGCCCGGGCGCGCTGCCGCCTGCCTCCGACCCGGACCTGGTCGAGCGGGCCACGAAGGCCAAGGCCGCGCTCGGCGACCAGGTCTTCGTGCTGGGCCACCACTACCAGCGCGACGAGGTGATCCAGTTCGCGGACGTCACGGGTGACTCGTTCAAACTCGCGCGTGACGCCGCGGCCCGCCCCGACTCGCCGTACATCGTGTTCTGCGGTGTGCACTTCATGGCCGAGTCCGCCGACATCCTGACCAACGACGACCAGACGGTGATCCTGCCGGACCTCGCGGCCGGTTGCTCGATGGCCGACATGGCCCGGATCCAGCAGGTCGAGGCCGCTTGGGACGCGCTCGCCGACGCCGGGATCGCCGACGTCACCGTGCCGGTCACCTACATGAACTCGAGCGCCGACATCAAGGCGTTCTGCGGCCGCAACGGCGGTGTCGTCTGTACGTCGAGCAACGCGCAGGTGGCGCTCGAGTGGGCCTTCGAGCGTGGCGAGAAGGTGCTCTTCCTGCCGGACCAGCACCTCGGCCGCAACACCGCCGTGCTGGAGCTCGGGCTCAGCCTCGACGACTGCGTGGTGTACGACCCGCACAAGCCGCATGGCGGTCTGACCAGCGAGCAGCTCGCGGCGGCCAAGATGATCCTGTGGCGCGGGCACTGCTCGGTGCACGGCCGGTTCACCGCCGCGTCGGTCGACGACGTGCGCGCCCGCGTTCCCGGGGTGAACGTGCTGGTCCACCCCGAGTGCCGTCACGACGTGGTGACCAAGGCGGATCTCGTCGGCTCGACCGAATACATCATCAACACCCTGGACGCCGCCGAGCCGGGCAGTTCCTGGGCCATCGGCACCGAGCTGAACCTGGTGCAGCGGCTGGCCAAGGCGCATCCCGACAAGAACATCGTGTTCCTGGACAAGGCCGTCTGCTACTGCTCGACGATGAACCGGATCGACCTGCCGCACCTGGTCTGGGCCCTGGAGAACCTTGTAGCCGGCGTGGCCATCAACACGATCAAGGTCGACGCCGAGACGGAGAAGTTCGCCAAGATCGCGCTGGACCGGATGCTCAGCCTCCCTGGGAAGTCTCTTCGCGACTGA
- a CDS encoding glycosyltransferase family 4 protein, giving the protein MISTAKVLISANACHPEGDRDAEAAWAWCRAAAATHDVHLVTTVGSARRITAELSQRPLPSLTVIGVDLPALRRLTWGRQAARTIRRLHAEQHFDVIHLLATDTDRHPVGLVRRSGARVIWGPAGASEPVPVALTRWLDGPALEVELLRRLCTGPARRVANYRLSRDVDLVVARDHEAAHAYRGTGEVAIHPAVVVPRLNSGGQQGRDYSSVRTALFVGRLIPSRGLIPAITTLARPDAADWELRVIGDGPEWRRADRLADRLGVRDRVEFLGELPRADVLKAMGRADALLSPTLGDSAGWAVAEALASGCPVVCLDRGAPSVLVGPGEGVVVDWRGDLPRALAAGLASLHGRIEPVDRWAPDHLGDVLAGWYCGTAAVSREETSQGG; this is encoded by the coding sequence GTGATCTCAACGGCGAAGGTCCTGATCAGTGCCAACGCTTGTCACCCTGAGGGTGACCGCGATGCCGAAGCGGCTTGGGCATGGTGCCGAGCCGCTGCGGCGACTCATGACGTCCATCTGGTCACCACTGTTGGGTCGGCCCGGCGCATTACGGCCGAGCTGTCCCAGCGACCATTACCCTCCCTTACCGTCATCGGGGTCGACCTGCCCGCTCTCCGGCGCCTCACCTGGGGGCGGCAGGCGGCCCGCACCATTCGGCGGCTGCACGCCGAGCAGCACTTCGACGTGATCCACTTGCTCGCCACCGACACCGATCGGCATCCCGTCGGCCTCGTACGGCGTAGCGGGGCGCGCGTGATCTGGGGCCCGGCGGGGGCGTCCGAACCGGTGCCGGTGGCCTTGACCCGTTGGCTGGATGGGCCCGCGCTGGAGGTCGAGCTGCTGCGGCGGCTCTGCACCGGCCCGGCTCGGCGGGTCGCGAACTACCGGCTGAGCCGCGATGTCGACCTGGTCGTGGCGCGCGATCACGAAGCGGCGCACGCCTATCGCGGCACCGGCGAGGTCGCGATCCACCCCGCGGTCGTCGTGCCGCGCCTGAACAGCGGAGGCCAGCAGGGACGCGACTACTCGAGCGTCCGTACGGCATTGTTCGTGGGCCGGCTGATCCCGTCCCGAGGACTGATCCCGGCCATCACCACGCTGGCCCGACCGGATGCCGCGGACTGGGAGTTGCGCGTCATCGGCGATGGGCCGGAGTGGCGTCGGGCCGATCGCCTCGCGGATCGCCTTGGCGTACGGGACAGGGTCGAGTTCCTCGGTGAACTGCCGCGGGCCGACGTACTGAAGGCGATGGGCCGTGCGGACGCGCTCCTCTCACCAACGCTTGGCGATTCGGCCGGCTGGGCCGTTGCCGAGGCGCTGGCGAGTGGTTGCCCGGTCGTGTGCCTGGACCGCGGAGCGCCTTCGGTCCTGGTCGGACCTGGCGAAGGCGTGGTCGTCGACTGGCGTGGCGATCTGCCCCGCGCGCTCGCGGCTGGACTCGCGAGCCTGCATGGCCGGATCGAGCCGGTCGACCGCTGGGCGCCGGACCACCTCGGCGACGTACTCGCCGGGTGGTATTGCGGCACGGCGGCGGTCAGTCGCGAAGAGACTTCCCAGGGAGGCTGA
- a CDS encoding right-handed parallel beta-helix repeat-containing protein, producing the protein MNVALGTNIQSVVNANPAGTTYCLSAGVYRLTAPLQLKTGDTLWGAGPSPTSGTMLSGAVVATGWTASGTNWYVNGVLPAAYTDSNGQCENNVANLCRKSEDVFRGSTQLVRVASLADLGPGKFYPDYAANRVYVRDNPTTATMLVGRTRTALPSGGATDVTIRGIGVRHFASLSQAGAIELGTRWKVFSTDVSYNHALGFKIIGNDASFTAGRASYNGQLGGGIYQGDRFTVANVEVDHNNHQGLYWVADWESGGIKLTTGATGVIDAALVHDNLGIGLWADGQAGDPAITNSLEFRNSTITNNSADGIRFEISSNGKISGNTVTGNGCDLLGRRGVTEGGLYDGAGIDVNSSVNVEISGNTVSGNHNAIGGQERQGRELHLQHLRVIDNNVTSTRCANGFGLGLTGVVSNQKADRPEYWGHAFDSTGDNLFIGNDYRIPAADGGLAAKRYAWKGSYMHTWSTWIGTDAQDAGGTAVAIP; encoded by the coding sequence GTGAACGTTGCCCTCGGCACCAATATCCAGTCCGTGGTGAACGCGAACCCGGCCGGTACGACGTACTGCCTCTCGGCCGGCGTCTACCGGCTGACGGCACCACTACAACTCAAGACCGGCGACACCCTGTGGGGCGCGGGCCCGTCGCCCACGAGCGGCACGATGCTCTCGGGAGCCGTCGTCGCCACAGGTTGGACCGCCTCCGGCACCAACTGGTACGTCAACGGCGTACTTCCCGCGGCCTACACCGACTCGAACGGCCAGTGCGAGAACAACGTGGCCAACCTCTGCCGGAAGTCCGAGGACGTCTTCCGCGGCAGTACGCAGCTCGTACGCGTTGCCAGCCTGGCAGACCTCGGCCCGGGCAAGTTCTACCCGGACTACGCCGCCAACCGCGTGTACGTGCGGGACAACCCGACCACGGCGACGATGCTGGTCGGCCGCACCCGTACTGCGCTGCCGTCAGGTGGCGCGACAGACGTGACGATCCGCGGCATCGGTGTGCGGCACTTCGCGTCGCTGAGCCAGGCCGGCGCGATCGAGCTCGGCACCCGCTGGAAGGTCTTCAGCACGGACGTCAGCTACAACCACGCGCTCGGCTTCAAGATCATCGGCAACGACGCCTCGTTCACGGCTGGGCGTGCGTCGTACAACGGTCAGCTCGGCGGCGGCATCTACCAGGGCGACCGCTTCACCGTTGCCAACGTGGAGGTCGACCACAACAACCACCAAGGCCTGTACTGGGTAGCAGACTGGGAGTCCGGCGGCATCAAACTCACCACTGGCGCGACCGGTGTGATCGACGCCGCCCTCGTCCACGACAACCTGGGCATCGGGCTCTGGGCCGACGGCCAGGCAGGCGATCCGGCGATCACGAACTCGCTGGAGTTCCGGAACTCGACCATCACCAACAACTCCGCCGACGGCATCCGTTTCGAGATCAGCAGCAACGGCAAGATCTCGGGCAACACCGTCACAGGCAACGGTTGTGACCTACTCGGCCGCCGTGGCGTCACCGAAGGCGGTCTGTACGACGGTGCCGGGATCGACGTGAACTCGTCGGTCAACGTCGAGATCTCCGGCAACACTGTCTCGGGCAACCACAACGCCATCGGCGGACAAGAGCGGCAGGGGCGCGAGCTACACCTCCAGCACCTCCGTGTGATCGACAACAACGTCACCAGCACTCGTTGTGCGAACGGCTTCGGCCTTGGTCTCACAGGCGTTGTGAGCAACCAGAAGGCGGACCGGCCGGAGTACTGGGGTCACGCATTCGACAGCACTGGTGACAATCTGTTCATCGGTAACGACTACCGCATCCCTGCGGCCGATGGTGGTCTCGCCGCGAAACGTTATGCGTGGAAGGGGAGTTACATGCACACGTGGTCCACCTGGATCGGCACGGACGCGCAGGACGCGGGCGGAACCGCGGTGGCGATCCCGTAA
- a CDS encoding mannitol dehydrogenase family protein has product MTERLSRDSKVATAVNPDELSIGLVHLGIGAFHRAHQAVYTELAAAATGETTWGISGVSQRSTTVRDQLAPQDGLYSVLERGLGDPTIQAIGSVRELLVAPEGVVERIADPAVSVVTLTVTEKGYRAAPGGGLDFADEGIQADLASATPRTVVGQLVAGLEARARSGAGPLTLLSCDNLVGNGAVLKRLVHEFAEAKGCATEQLAAARFPSSMVDRIVPATTDADRVDAERLLGWRDEGVVVAEPFRQWVIENDFAAARPAWEQAGAILTDDVAPWEQAKLRMLNATHSLLAYLGALRGYATIAEAVRDEELARLAQDLMTEDVVPTLDPPAGLDLTSYGESVLQRFANPALKHRTTQVAMDGSVKLPVRLLGTIRDRLAAGAEPRHAALAVAAWMRYVSTASEIDDPLAEKLRTVVGEAKAGPAGLVEALLGVEQVFAADLRENATFRALLVTELAALSA; this is encoded by the coding sequence ATGACCGAGCGACTCTCACGCGACAGCAAGGTCGCTACCGCGGTAAACCCTGACGAGTTGTCGATCGGCCTGGTCCATCTGGGGATCGGCGCCTTCCACAGGGCTCACCAGGCGGTCTATACGGAACTAGCGGCGGCTGCGACTGGCGAGACGACCTGGGGGATCTCAGGAGTCAGCCAGCGTTCTACGACCGTGCGGGACCAGCTAGCGCCGCAGGACGGGCTCTACTCGGTCCTAGAGCGCGGACTCGGCGACCCGACGATCCAGGCGATCGGTAGCGTCCGCGAGCTGCTGGTAGCGCCAGAAGGCGTCGTAGAGCGCATTGCCGATCCAGCCGTGTCGGTAGTGACGTTGACCGTCACTGAGAAGGGCTACCGCGCTGCGCCCGGCGGAGGACTCGACTTCGCCGATGAGGGCATCCAGGCGGATCTGGCCTCAGCAACACCTCGCACGGTTGTCGGGCAGCTAGTGGCCGGCCTAGAGGCCAGAGCCCGTTCTGGCGCTGGTCCGCTGACGCTGCTCTCCTGCGACAACCTCGTCGGCAATGGGGCTGTACTGAAGCGGCTGGTGCACGAGTTCGCCGAAGCCAAGGGCTGTGCCACCGAGCAATTGGCGGCCGCGAGGTTCCCGTCGAGCATGGTGGATCGCATCGTGCCCGCGACGACCGACGCCGATCGCGTGGACGCGGAACGCCTGCTCGGCTGGCGTGACGAGGGCGTGGTGGTGGCCGAACCGTTCCGCCAATGGGTGATCGAGAACGACTTCGCCGCGGCCCGGCCCGCGTGGGAGCAGGCCGGCGCGATCCTGACCGATGACGTCGCGCCCTGGGAGCAGGCTAAACTCCGGATGCTGAACGCGACCCACTCGCTGCTGGCGTACCTCGGTGCGCTGCGCGGCTACGCGACGATCGCCGAGGCGGTCCGGGACGAAGAGCTCGCACGGCTGGCGCAGGACCTGATGACCGAGGACGTCGTACCGACGCTCGACCCGCCGGCCGGGCTGGACCTCACGTCGTACGGGGAGAGTGTGCTGCAGCGGTTCGCCAATCCGGCGTTGAAGCACCGGACCACCCAGGTCGCGATGGACGGGTCGGTGAAGTTGCCGGTTCGCCTGCTCGGCACGATTCGCGATCGCCTCGCGGCCGGCGCCGAACCGCGCCATGCCGCGTTGGCCGTGGCGGCGTGGATGCGCTACGTCAGTACGGCCTCTGAGATCGATGATCCACTGGCCGAGAAGCTGCGGACGGTCGTCGGCGAGGCGAAGGCCGGACCCGCGGGGTTGGTCGAGGCGTTGCTCGGTGTGGAGCAGGTTTTCGCGGCCGACCTTCGCGAGAATGCGACGTTCCGTGCGCTGCTGGTGACGGAGCTCGCCGCGTTGTCCGCATAA
- a CDS encoding PfkB family carbohydrate kinase, giving the protein MTTPDVFVLGEVLVELTATEPLDTGTTMRLAFSGDALNAAAASAAAGAHTALLARVPDDDLGDRLIARVNDLGIDSSRVVRVPGQHGLYLQQADPTGGREFLYVRKGSAGSGLSPEDVPDKLGAVLASGIACAISASAAAAVRKAAALSTCFVYDPNWRPRLVDAAGAAEHLRLLAPYARLMTPAWPQEAQLVGETPDAACTTLRQLGAQAVAMTRGADGVLLDDGTEVPAVPAPRVVDQTGAGDSFAGTVTARLALGDDLHQAIQLGVAAASLSVGGLGGTGYVATLEEVRAHALAVHS; this is encoded by the coding sequence GTGACCACCCCCGACGTCTTCGTACTGGGCGAGGTCCTGGTCGAACTGACCGCGACCGAACCACTCGACACCGGTACGACGATGCGCCTCGCCTTCTCGGGGGACGCCCTGAACGCCGCAGCCGCCTCTGCCGCCGCAGGGGCGCACACCGCCTTGCTGGCGAGAGTCCCGGACGACGACCTCGGCGACCGGCTCATTGCCCGCGTCAACGATCTCGGGATCGACAGCAGCCGGGTGGTGCGCGTGCCCGGGCAACACGGTCTCTACCTGCAGCAGGCCGATCCGACCGGTGGACGCGAGTTCCTCTACGTACGCAAGGGCAGTGCCGGCTCAGGCCTTAGCCCCGAGGACGTGCCCGACAAGCTCGGCGCAGTCCTGGCAAGCGGCATCGCGTGCGCCATCTCGGCATCAGCCGCTGCGGCCGTCCGAAAGGCCGCAGCCCTCTCTACGTGCTTCGTGTACGACCCGAACTGGCGGCCACGCCTAGTCGACGCCGCAGGCGCCGCCGAACACCTCCGCCTCCTAGCGCCGTACGCGCGACTGATGACCCCAGCCTGGCCGCAAGAGGCACAACTGGTCGGGGAAACCCCCGATGCAGCCTGTACGACGTTGAGGCAGCTCGGGGCGCAAGCGGTCGCAATGACGCGTGGTGCCGATGGAGTGTTGCTGGACGACGGCACCGAAGTTCCAGCGGTGCCAGCGCCTCGAGTCGTCGACCAGACCGGTGCGGGCGATTCGTTCGCCGGGACCGTCACAGCACGTCTTGCCCTTGGGGACGACCTACACCAGGCGATCCAGCTAGGAGTGGCTGCGGCCTCTCTGTCCGTTGGAGGTCTTGGTGGCACGGGATACGTCGCCACTCTGGAAGAAGTCCGCGCCCACGCATTGGCGGTTCACTCATGA
- a CDS encoding LacI family DNA-binding transcriptional regulator, whose translation MPSTIRDVARLAGVSASTVSRALSMPEMVNVETRARVQSAADRLGYAPNRAARGLITGRTGNIGLVVPDLANPFFPSIVKGIQARARAADLAVFLADADEDPAVEVGLVRALAKQVDGMILCSPRASLDELVGFAAETRVVLVNRVAADIGSVTFDNTDGMRQAVGHLAALGHRRIAWVGGPATSWSEGERARGLTEAAATAGLEVVKIGHFPPHYDGGFAAADQVVASGATAVVAYNDLVAIGLMARLDARGISVPKDFSVVGIDDIAMSRMARPALTTVSLPKQQAGRVAVELLLALLDDPDGVAGPGRQLPGELIVRGSTGVTP comes from the coding sequence GTGCCTTCGACCATTCGCGACGTCGCCCGCTTGGCCGGTGTCTCGGCGTCGACCGTCTCGCGTGCGCTCTCGATGCCCGAGATGGTGAACGTCGAGACCCGGGCGCGCGTGCAGTCCGCCGCCGACCGCCTCGGCTACGCCCCGAACCGGGCCGCCCGCGGTCTCATCACGGGCCGCACCGGCAACATCGGCCTGGTCGTGCCGGACCTCGCGAACCCCTTCTTCCCGAGCATCGTCAAGGGCATCCAGGCACGGGCCAGGGCGGCCGACCTCGCGGTCTTCCTGGCTGATGCCGACGAGGACCCGGCTGTCGAGGTGGGCTTAGTCCGGGCGTTGGCCAAGCAGGTCGACGGAATGATCCTCTGCTCGCCACGGGCTAGTCTCGACGAGCTGGTCGGGTTCGCCGCCGAGACCCGGGTCGTGCTGGTCAACCGGGTCGCAGCGGACATCGGCTCGGTCACGTTCGACAACACCGACGGTATGCGCCAGGCGGTCGGTCATCTGGCCGCGCTCGGGCATCGCCGGATCGCCTGGGTCGGTGGCCCGGCCACGTCCTGGTCCGAAGGTGAGCGGGCCCGGGGTCTGACCGAGGCCGCTGCCACAGCCGGGCTCGAGGTGGTCAAGATCGGGCATTTCCCGCCGCACTACGACGGGGGATTCGCCGCCGCCGACCAGGTCGTCGCTTCCGGAGCCACCGCCGTGGTGGCTTACAACGACCTGGTCGCGATCGGCTTGATGGCCCGTCTGGATGCTCGCGGAATATCCGTGCCGAAGGACTTCAGCGTGGTCGGCATCGACGACATCGCGATGTCCCGGATGGCCCGGCCCGCTCTGACCACCGTGAGCCTCCCGAAGCAGCAGGCGGGCCGGGTCGCGGTGGAGCTTCTGCTGGCGCTACTGGACGACCCCGACGGCGTGGCCGGTCCTGGCCGGCAGCTACCCGGTGAGCTGATCGTGCGCGGCTCCACTGGCGTTACCCCATGA
- the uxaC gene encoding glucuronate isomerase, with amino-acid sequence MPKLLQPHPDRALPAGEARDIARRIYESVRELPLLCFHGHVDAALFATNEPFGDPADLLVVPDHYVTRMLVSQGVPLESLSAGGDPREIWRAFCSHWHLFRGTPSRYWIEHELAEVLGVKLAPSAETADELYDEISARLAEPSFRPRALLDSFRIEVISTTDAATDDLGHHKALASSMPGRVIPTFRPDALVYVDTPGWVEAVRLLGEMAGTDTSTYDGYLEGLRVRRRAFIEAGALATDHGHLSASTEPLSDEKARAIYADALRGEAGAAAETFAGHMLFQMAAMSAEDGLVMQLHPGVLRNHNTDVLGRFGRDRGYDIPVRTEFTRSLRPLLERFGHAEGFGLVLFTVDETVYSRELAPLAGVYPTVRLGAPWWFLDSPDGMRRFRELVTETAGFANMSGFVDDTRAFLSIPARHDLARRIDAGYLAKLVTEHRLEEDEALEVAADLAYNLASTTYR; translated from the coding sequence GTGCCGAAGCTGCTGCAGCCTCATCCCGATCGCGCCCTGCCCGCCGGCGAGGCCCGCGACATCGCCCGGCGGATCTATGAGTCGGTCCGGGAGTTGCCGCTGCTGTGCTTCCACGGCCACGTCGACGCCGCGCTCTTCGCTACCAACGAGCCCTTCGGCGATCCTGCGGACCTGTTGGTCGTTCCGGATCACTACGTCACGCGCATGCTCGTGTCGCAGGGTGTGCCGCTTGAGAGCCTTAGTGCGGGCGGGGATCCCCGGGAGATCTGGCGGGCGTTCTGCTCGCATTGGCACCTCTTCCGCGGCACACCTAGCCGGTACTGGATCGAGCACGAGCTGGCCGAGGTACTCGGTGTGAAGCTCGCGCCTTCCGCAGAGACGGCTGACGAGCTGTACGACGAGATCAGCGCGCGCCTGGCCGAGCCGTCGTTCCGCCCGCGTGCTCTGCTCGACTCGTTCCGGATCGAGGTCATCTCGACGACGGACGCTGCAACCGACGACCTGGGCCACCACAAGGCCCTCGCTTCCTCGATGCCGGGACGAGTGATTCCGACGTTCCGACCGGACGCTTTGGTGTACGTCGATACGCCCGGCTGGGTTGAAGCCGTGCGGCTGTTGGGCGAGATGGCGGGGACGGACACGTCGACGTACGACGGGTATCTGGAGGGTCTCCGGGTACGTCGACGTGCGTTTATCGAGGCGGGCGCGCTTGCTACGGATCACGGTCATCTCAGTGCATCGACCGAGCCATTGAGTGATGAGAAGGCTCGGGCCATCTATGCGGACGCGCTACGTGGTGAGGCTGGTGCGGCCGCGGAGACGTTTGCTGGGCACATGTTGTTCCAGATGGCGGCTATGTCGGCGGAAGACGGTTTGGTGATGCAGTTGCATCCGGGCGTGCTTCGGAACCACAACACCGATGTGCTGGGGCGGTTCGGGCGTGACCGGGGGTATGACATTCCTGTCCGTACTGAGTTCACTCGGTCGTTGCGGCCGTTGTTGGAGCGGTTCGGGCATGCGGAGGGATTCGGGCTGGTGCTGTTCACGGTGGACGAGACCGTCTACTCCCGCGAGTTGGCGCCGCTTGCCGGGGTCTACCCGACTGTGCGGCTCGGAGCGCCGTGGTGGTTCCTGGACAGCCCGGACGGGATGCGCCGGTTCCGCGAGCTGGTGACCGAGACGGCTGGTTTTGCGAATATGTCGGGTTTTGTCGACGACACGCGGGCGTTCCTGTCCATCCCGGCCCGGCACGACCTCGCCCGCCGAATCGACGCGGGCTACCTCGCCAAGCTCGTCACCGAACACCGCCTCGAGGAAGACGAAGCCCTCGAGGTGGCAGCAGACCTCGCCTACAACCTCGCCTCCACGACCTACCGCTAA